In Sulfitobacter albidus, the following proteins share a genomic window:
- the lipA gene encoding lipoyl synthase — translation MRDLKIPEQRHPEKARRPDNPQPKKPDWIRVKAPGGKGYTETAKIMRDNKLVTVCEEAGCPNVGECWSQGHATMMIMGEVCTRACTFCNIATGKPPEALDAFEPGRVADAVAKLGLNHVVITSVDRDDVEDGGAEHFAQTIRAVRHRAPGTTIEILTPDFIRCAPEALEKVVEARPDVFNHNLETVPGLYPEVRPGARYFHSLRLLQRVKELDPSMFTKSGIMVGLGEDRQAVIQVMEDMRAADIDFLTIGQYLQPTPKHHAVDRFVHPDEFAAYEKAAYGKGFLMVSATPLTRSSYHAGDDFARLRDARNAKLGIA, via the coding sequence ATGCGCGATCTGAAAATCCCCGAACAGCGCCACCCCGAAAAAGCGCGGCGTCCGGACAACCCACAGCCAAAAAAACCGGACTGGATCCGGGTGAAGGCACCGGGCGGAAAAGGGTACACCGAGACCGCCAAGATCATGCGCGACAACAAGCTGGTGACCGTCTGCGAAGAGGCAGGATGCCCCAACGTCGGCGAATGCTGGAGCCAGGGTCACGCCACGATGATGATCATGGGGGAGGTGTGCACCCGCGCCTGCACCTTTTGCAACATCGCGACGGGCAAGCCACCCGAAGCGCTCGACGCGTTTGAACCGGGGCGGGTGGCCGATGCGGTGGCCAAGCTGGGGCTGAACCATGTGGTCATCACCTCTGTCGACCGCGATGATGTCGAGGACGGCGGGGCGGAGCATTTTGCCCAGACCATCCGCGCCGTGCGCCACCGCGCGCCGGGCACCACGATCGAGATCCTCACGCCCGATTTCATCCGCTGCGCGCCCGAGGCGCTGGAAAAGGTCGTCGAAGCGCGCCCCGATGTTTTCAACCACAACCTTGAGACTGTGCCGGGGCTCTACCCCGAAGTTCGCCCCGGCGCGCGGTACTTCCACTCGCTGCGCCTGTTGCAGCGGGTCAAAGAGCTTGATCCCTCGATGTTCACCAAATCCGGTATCATGGTGGGGCTGGGCGAGGACCGTCAGGCGGTCATTCAGGTCATGGAAGACATGCGCGCCGCCGACATCGATTTCCTGACCATCGGACAGTATCTGCAACCCACACCGAAACACCACGCCGTCGACCGCTTTGTGCATCCCGATGAATTCGCGGCTTACGAAAAGGCAGCCTATGGCAAGGGGTTCCTGATGGTGTCGGCCACGCCGTTGACACGGTCGAGCTATCACGCGGGCGATGATTTCGCGCGCCTGCGCGATGCGCGCAACGCAAAGCTCGGGATTGCCTAA